GTGGTCGCCTGATTTCACCGGGAACCCACGGTGcgaacccttcttcctcgcggccggcaatctCTCCGTCAtgcttgcgccgtcgtggccagcgctctccggtgagccgttgcccgcgatcagtgtacctatggctttgtctcgatgctgtagtacttaatctgTTGTTGTTTACtcgttttgatcactgcagtcgccggttctccTTCACCGatgatctttgctccgccgtgatcaccgtggtcgtcgtcacgcctctccgttgcttctccgacctcgttccttgcttcaacgcgttcggggtgagctactggtgcttcctggatcctttGTTTAAGCTCTACTGGTTTCATGTCACCGgcatagcgctgccgtgccaccgcgtccgccatggctgacatagtgctcggtccagtccgtagctagtccagcttgtgccctagatcgatgcgcctagttgagggtagtgttttggtaccttggtcgtcaccgttggtctcgccgtcggcgaggaatCGCCGGTTAGCACTgtcgttgccgtggtcagcgcgggaggaaggggatgacaggtggggtcgggttgtcagtgactcaacgttcaaatgaaatttttctattttcagatttgaatgaatagtgatgtaatttgttatttttgtgtagatttatttagagatccaaaaattatgaaaatttttgtgtgacttctctgtgatgtatagtatttaataaaaatatgaaataatgtttttagtactttttgaatgtgatgaaaattgctcaattaattaataaatgaatttccatgatttttctaggcttatttatttatccaaaaattatgaaatttgttttgccacttagttatcatgtaatgaacatttacaaaaattttgaggtcaattgaaacaagttgatttatttcataattcttaattaattaattaattcataaaagcaaaaagtaacctttagtgatttaggttttgtttaaatttttgattgagtgatgtccttgggtcattagttgataatgatccttggcaattgacttgggtgttgcgaaaaaggtttaattagtttgacttgccactgtaccacgaaggaaagttgtattcgaattgttaaattttgcatcatcatcaagcatcatgtttcgtattctgcatcatgttaaacatggtattgctactacatgtagtgaacgaaggtgaacacgtgatagttaaccaagttgctgaggaagttagtccgtctgttgaggtcggatcgaatacttgtgaaatgtcgtaggaaccagacttttctgtcaacgaaggcaagccccgaatgcatttaaccctaccttatgttttacaaattttatcgcttttgcttttatatactgcattaagtgatcacgagtcaagtggaaacctaattggtgcactaccaaccttgtttttccatatctaccttgattacctgttttattcgtaaatgtctagttatgcttagtcatgcttagtcaggtgattacctgtcacctgcgaggttcaaatggatctttggttacttatgttatcatgagatatgagcatgtgaagtaataaatctagattgggcggactcgatgtgtgagagccataagacatggaggtcttgtgagcggcttctttccgtctgtgtcgattaagatcCGTCCGTTGTTGagttgcatgaggtgagactttgtagtactaaccacatactccggtaagccttaacttggctattctattacgagaatggctactcgagcactgagagtggagagatagcgagagtagcgtgtacccacgtggccatgggtcggattggtggagtactgtattctcgggtggcgcggactcattcttgttttagaggatctgagtgcaagttgatatatgtaggtcggggacctacatatgtcgtgtggtctggaattcccagctgggtttataatcggttcgaatcatcgttgctcctcggttatggagactcaactcactgttcatcatcgtagtttaataactggaacttgagtaaggtttgagaaagagtttgatatgaagttcatgatctcattacggatcatggcagattcatatatggttcttatgaagtttaaatgttgaaatataaaattttgtaaagagcttttacgcaaaagaactttgattattgctaaagccataccttgaacccctgagcctacattcctgagtcttctcagttttatttcggttaagtcttgttgagtacttttgtactcagggttcgttgacccttgttgcaggtgagcctcatgagcaagtCTGttgtggaccttgctgcatgactgttgttcaggtcgatgacgataagtgaatgtgtgatccttgggcaggatacttattttgtgtgttatgcttatgttaattatgccactccactactactatggtttgtaataactatcgaacttagtttgtaaggtttgaaacaactggtttgtaaactaagttatcataagactttcgctattttactctgatgtatatatttgaataaatattgtaatactggaatgactctataatgtgatcctgctcggaaatcgtggatgattcggggttccccgaggacacccgacagacttcttaagttaccagaaacatatgcatagtcgtcaaaggtcgttggacagtgacaagtgcatgtgggtcctataatttaggaggttctgccacatggtTTACTTGGTTTTAGAGTTCACGGAGAAAAAACATACTTtattaaaagttgagggaggtaatgtagattttttttatagaaaaCTCCCCCTCTCTCACACTTCTGGCCTAAGCGGCCCAGCCCCTTTCTCTCCCACTCGGCCCGTCTCCTCTTTTTCCCCTTTTCGAAGCCCACTCCCCTCACTGCGCACCAGCACAAGACGGCGAACCCTCCcagctaaggatggcaacggggatgtacccgtcgggtatcgccggaacgttctcttctcCACTACGGAGAGTTTATCCCGTTCCCGTCCCCGTTAACTATCTAGGGTATAGATTCTTTCCCATCCCCGTAtccgtcgggcatcggtcgggtaacagatacccgatgggtactgcatacccgataaataaggacacttgtggtcgcagctttgcaatcagaGACGTTTCtttttcacccgggtataagtgtcggagtctcggagatgccgaggagaaggagcgaggttccgaggaggacgagcaaaggtggcagagacaccgaactgaggaagcaagGGGCACGAGTACTCGTGAGGCagacgtgcttgtgctgctggcggagatggtgaggaaaaattaaactagggtttctagaacacacaaactatatatatgattgtttagatttgtgccaaaatacctatgttgaatttttttgggcctaatactcgcatgacagctcaaatagtcaggTTCTCCAACGGGTAATGGGGACGGATAAACAGGGAACGtttccgtacccgctatacccgtcggggatagATTTTTGTCCATTTAAATGCCTGTGGGTAAAGATATAATCTCATCCTATCCTCTAatagatcaaatacccgtcgggtgtCGTGTATGAGGCCCCGTTGCCGTCTTTACTCCCAGCTCGGCCCGGACTCCCCTATCCGCAGGTCCTGCAGACCACGCGGAAGCCCGCGCGCCCCTTCCCTCTCTGCTCTGTCTCTGACGAACCGGCCCGCCGCGCCGTCCCTGGCTGCCTTCAAGTTCCTCACCAGCCCCTGCTCTCCCTCTCGCTTGTAATTCAGGAACTAGCTGCATCTTCTTCTCCACCTACCttgacgccgccgccgcgccgccgctccaTCCGGTAAGACATGGAGGAGTACCTGGAGAGCATGAAGTCCCTCCGCTCCTACATGAACGGTGCGTGCATCTCGCGATCGCAACCATATTCCCAATTCCCTCCCTCACCTATGGCCTGATATCGTTCCGCCACCATTGGGGTGGTTGCGTGATGTGATGCAGATCTCGAGGACGACGCCTCGAAGCGGTCtgtggaggagcagcagcagcgtaCAGCCGTCGACGCCCACGACGCCGACATCGCGCTAGGTACGGACAAGTGTTGGTTTCCCGGGCTCGCAACGTACGCTAACTTTGTCTCGAGTGTTGGCTTTGCCTGGTGTTTTTTTGTTTCTAGTGAGGGCGCAAGCAAAGCAGGCGAGCGAGGAGGCCGAGCAGCTGGGCACAGCGAGGGCTAAGGTAGGCATGCAGATGGCCCAGAAGCAGGGACGGATTGCCACTCTGGAGATCGAGTGCGCCACACTGAAGCAGGTGAGGGCTGGAAATTATTGTTTCTAGTATTCGCCAAGTTCCATTTCCTAGAACATTGCTTAGTGTATTTAGTAAAACTGATGAATGGTGGAAATGTTATGTAAGCTTATTTACTATTTAGTGGAGTTGATTCAGTGATTCTTAGGCCAAAAAAGTAGAAAACCAGGCACTTGAACAATTAAATGTTGCTGAGACCTGTAGCGATAACTGATTATTTATCCTGGTTAATTTTTCTGAGGGGATTTCATTCTGAGTTAAGGTCTTGTTTGGAGCGTAGGAATGGAAAACACAGGAATTGAAGTAAACCTAGGAATAGGAAAGGAAAGAAGGTGGGAAAAAGAGAAGTGGAAAAAGGGAGGGAAGTTGAAGGACAAagtgtttggaatggaggaatcAAAATACAGGGAGTGGAGTATTATGTTGAAAGAAAGCTGCAAATATATATTACTAAATCAGTCTCAAGAACGTGGAGTACTAACATAAAAGGCCTATTTTCTTTTACCCATTTTCTACCAATGGTGCTTATCTAATCAGTACACAGTAAAAGGCATATGCTCTTTCCCCACTGCGATATAGAGCATTCCTCTCCGTTCTTGGTTCTGATTCTCTCCATTTTACTGCATCAATTAAGCACTTAGTGACCACCATCCTCATTGATTTGATCTGGTGATGAGAAGAAGTAAAGCAATCAGTGGCTGCCTGTGCTGGGGACAGGGGTAGCAGTCCAGCATGGACGCTTGGTCTTAGCGGTTACTAGGACGGTGGTAGGGATGAGATCACCATGGGGCATCAATGAAGGCGATAGATCAACTATCCGTGCGCCTCCTCGTTCTCTCTCTTCTATATACATTCTGTTCAGGCATCTGCAAAGGAAAAGAAATCTCTCTCCTCTACACTTCTACATACATTCTGTTCAGGTATCTGCAAAGGAAAAACCTAGAGATTGGAGTGGATTTTTGGTTTTATGTGAAATGAGCATCTAGCTACAGTATTCCAAGGAAAGTAATTGGCTCTTCCTGTGTTCCATACGCTCACTTAGAGGTCCTTTCCTCTGTTTTGTGGCTTCTACAAACTTCCTTTGTAATTCGTCAAATCCAAACAGGATATGATTATCATCCTTTTCATGTTCTGTTGACTTTATAGTTGGAGTAAAGGCGGCCCTTGAACTTGGCGGCGCGTGTCATCTAGGTCCCTGGACACCTAAAATGCACATCTAACCTCTAGAAACTTGGCCCATGCTGCATCATAGGTCCAAATGGGCCTTGGCTAGACCCAATTGCTGACTTGGCAGCCCACGCTGGCACCCGCCTTGTCCATGCGCTCCGCGGTTGCCCCGCGGCGTACCCCCTTCCGCCGCCGTGCCAATCGCGCCTCGTTTGTGCGAACGATGCCGCTTGCCAACGTCGTGCCCTGCCTTGTCGTGTCGCGTCGAACGTGCCGCCATACCTGCCTGAGCCGAGCGCTACCTCATCGGCCGAGTCGGCGTGCTGGACCACCGCTCCTACTGCTGCATTGTGTGCTATGGCAACCATGACGTGCACCAGGAAGTGGACTCCTTTGTGATGGAGCTCGTCGAGAGCCTCGCCATGTTCATCAAGCTGGACATGCTGTTAAGCTGGACGTGCTGTTCCGCTGCAGCGAACGCTGGCGGCGGCgagtgttagtcgctgaattcttactcttggtagtagcagaattcttactctcatcgagagaggatgacactaggagttgggtaattttctagtttatttctaacacaaatgccatgccaacctgaggggttggtaatacatatttataggctgctagccagccaagcatatgccaaaatgccaagcatatgccaagatgctagtcctagatgctgtcctaaatgctagtcctagatgctagtcctagatgctatcctaaatgctagtcctagatgctagtcctagcTGTAGCCCcacacagagacttatccatcattctccccctaagtcttgtgcgtcgtcttgtgagaaagttgaaccatcccggtcccgGAGCAGAGCTCAAGAAACTTGATCCTTCCAAGAGGCTTggtaagcaggtccgcaagctgatccttggtgttgatgtagcttgccttgatgctcccttcctccaaacagcctcgaaTAAAGTGGTACCTCACCTGGATGTGCTTACTCCATTCATGGAAAACGAGGTTCTTtaccagggccagagcggacttgctgcccatcctgagctccaccgctctagtatctctgccgaggagatcaccaagcagtcgagcgagccagagcgcctgagtcgaagcggtggaggccgctatgtactcggcctcgcagctagaTAGTCGCagctcgattcccaggtagaaagagagaggccccaggtcactcatctagaaggtggccttcatttcttccttgaatgccgccacctccgcatccttggtgccggtgatcaccaagtcgtcgacgtagacacccaccagcagagtaTTTCCTCCAccgccccgtcggtagatggccgcctcgtgcgggctttgctcgaagcccatcccctttagcatggaatccaacttggcattccacgccctcggtgcctgccgcaagccatagagggccttgcacaGGCGGAGAACcatgccctccttgccgggggtCACAAATCTCGGCGGCTGGtacacgtagacctcctccttcaagtcgccattAAGGaatgccgacttgacgtccatgtgatgaacacgccagcccttctgggcagctagcgcaaggaggagtcacaCGGattccatccgtgccacgggagcaaaggcgtcgtcgaagtcgaccccctcctgctgcacgaaacctcgtgccaccaagcgagtcttgtgcttgacgatggcgccggcttcatccctcttcagcttgtacacccacttaagggtgatcgcacgGTGACCACGAAGAAGGTCAGCAAGCttccaggtgcggttcttctcaaccgcatccatctccaattgcatcgcggcgcgccatgccacgtgtctctcggcctctacaaacgaccgaggctcgccgtcgtcacacgcaaggtgcaattGCGCCTCTAGGTCATGAGGCACCAGTCCTGGCATCAGCTGGTCACCGAGAAGGTTCttcatcgtacggtaccgcaacggctcgctgtcgtggtacgcgtcgatgcgctcctcgtcgtgagagagcggagtagcgagctcaaccgggctgtgctcgacacgagctggtgttggagtagacatgCTCGGAGAGGTGCCTATCGGTGCTAGAGTGCGTGgcggtgccggctgtggtggagccggtgaagaactcatcgcagccgaggtcctggctggagagcatgGACTATCGGAacagcaggcgccggggtcggtggaggctcggggactggggtagacgcgctcgtcgaagaagagctgcctactcccccagctccctcgaagtggacgtactcgacagtgaagtcgtcgtacgtcggagccgagccgttgTCCACCGCCTtatcccacgcccatcctcgcccttcgtcgaacacaacatcgcgcgccgtgcgcacacgctgtgtctttgggtcgaggatgcggtaggcctttgagccctccgcgtagccgatgaacactcccggagtgctcctgtcgtcgagcttgctgttgtggccaagctccttggcgaacgcgaggcagccgaagacccgcaagtgggagactgccggcttgcgcccatgccaagcctcgtacggcgtcctgtcgtcgagcgccttggtaggcgagcggttgaggatgtagacgaccGACACCACTGCCTTTCTCCAG
The nucleotide sequence above comes from Miscanthus floridulus cultivar M001 chromosome 18, ASM1932011v1, whole genome shotgun sequence. Encoded proteins:
- the LOC136523075 gene encoding uncharacterized protein isoform X4 gives rise to the protein MEEYLESMKSLRSYMNDLEDDASKRSVEEQQQRTAVDAHDADIALVRAQAKQASEEAEQLGTARAKVGMQMAQKQGRIATLEIECATLKQTLELLHQETASTFVKLSEKRLFYKKTTETLTVKLQEQQEWLSMKNKITRKEPHMP
- the LOC136523075 gene encoding uncharacterized protein isoform X2, whose amino-acid sequence is MEEYLESMKSLRSYMNDLEDDASKRSVEEQQQRTAVDAHDADIALVRAQAKQASEEAEQLGTARAKVGMQMAQKQGRIATLEIECATLKQTLELLHQETASTFVKLSEKRLFYKKTTETLTVKLQEQQEWLSMKNKITRKEPHKWPI
- the LOC136523075 gene encoding uncharacterized protein isoform X1 → MEEYLESMKSLRSYMNDLEDDASKRSVEEQQQRTAVDAHDADIALVRAQAKQASEEAEQLGTARAKVGMQMAQKQGRIATLEIECATLKQTLELLHQETASTFVKLSEKRLFYKKTTETLTVKLQEQQEWLSMKNKITRKEPHFLVHTNINQKAYG
- the LOC136523075 gene encoding uncharacterized protein isoform X3, translating into MEEYLESMKSLRSYMNDLEDDASKRSVEEQQQRTAVDAHDADIALVRAQAKQASEEAEQLGTARAKVGMQMAQKQGRIATLEIECATLKQTLELLHQETASTFVKLSEKRLFYKKTTETLTVKLQEQQEWLSMKNKITRKEPHRWI